A portion of the Candidatus Methylomirabilota bacterium genome contains these proteins:
- a CDS encoding menaquinone biosynthesis decarboxylase, producing MAFADLRAFIAHLEKEGWLKRVSAPVSRDLEIAEITDRVSKSAGGRNVALLFENVQGFDMPVLINAFGSRERMAAALGVDRLDDVSARVAKLLDLRMPGSTFDKLRKLGDLFDLAKAGPKRVRSAPCQEVVETEQPSLATLPVLRCWPGDGGRYITLPMVFTRDPVTGARNVGMYRLQVYDDQTLGMHWQIHKGSAEHQRLAEERRQPMEVAIALGGDPCAIYSGSAPLPPGVDEMVFAGWLRGSGVPMVSCRTVHIDVPAEADIVLEGWVDPAERRLEGPFGDHTGYYSLARDYPVFHLKAITRRRNPIYPTTIVGRPPQEDYWLGKATERIFLPIIRMMLPEVVDMNMPAEGVFHNLVIVSIKKRYPGHARKAMYALWGLGLMMLAKNIVVVSDHVNVHDLSEVAWRASGNIDPKRDLVIVDGPMDDLDHAAMRHRFGGKLGVDATEKTEADGIGQPWPEEIVMSEDIRALVTRRWAEYGL from the coding sequence TTGGCCTTCGCCGATCTCCGCGCGTTCATCGCCCACCTCGAGAAGGAGGGCTGGCTCAAGCGGGTGAGCGCGCCGGTTTCACGCGATCTGGAGATCGCCGAGATCACCGACCGTGTCTCCAAGAGCGCGGGCGGACGCAACGTGGCCCTGCTCTTCGAGAACGTGCAGGGCTTCGACATGCCGGTGCTCATCAATGCGTTCGGCTCGCGCGAGCGCATGGCCGCCGCGCTCGGCGTCGATCGCCTCGACGACGTCTCGGCCCGGGTCGCCAAGCTGCTCGACCTGCGCATGCCCGGCTCCACGTTCGACAAGCTGCGCAAGCTCGGCGATCTCTTCGACCTGGCCAAGGCCGGCCCCAAGCGCGTGCGGTCCGCGCCGTGCCAGGAAGTGGTGGAGACCGAGCAACCCTCCCTGGCCACCCTGCCCGTGCTGCGGTGCTGGCCGGGCGACGGCGGCCGCTACATCACGCTTCCGATGGTCTTCACGCGCGATCCGGTCACCGGCGCGCGCAACGTCGGCATGTACCGCCTCCAGGTCTACGACGACCAGACGCTCGGCATGCACTGGCAGATCCACAAGGGCTCGGCCGAGCACCAGCGGCTCGCCGAGGAGCGGCGGCAGCCGATGGAGGTCGCCATCGCCCTGGGCGGCGATCCGTGCGCGATCTACTCGGGCTCCGCGCCGCTGCCCCCCGGGGTGGACGAGATGGTCTTCGCGGGCTGGCTGCGCGGGTCGGGCGTGCCCATGGTGTCGTGCCGCACCGTGCACATCGACGTCCCCGCCGAGGCCGACATCGTGCTCGAGGGCTGGGTGGATCCGGCGGAGCGTCGCCTGGAGGGCCCGTTCGGCGATCACACCGGGTACTACTCGCTGGCCCGCGACTACCCGGTGTTCCACCTGAAGGCGATCACGCGGCGCCGCAACCCGATCTATCCCACCACCATCGTGGGCCGCCCGCCGCAGGAGGACTACTGGCTGGGCAAGGCCACCGAGCGCATCTTCCTGCCGATCATCCGGATGATGCTCCCCGAGGTCGTGGACATGAACATGCCCGCCGAGGGCGTGTTCCACAACCTGGTGATCGTCTCCATCAAGAAGCGCTATCCCGGCCACGCCCGCAAGGCCATGTATGCGCTCTGGGGCCTCGGGCTCATGATGCTGGCCAAGAACATCGTGGTGGTCTCCGATCACGTGAACGTGCACGATCTTTCCGAGGTGGCCTGGCGCGCGAGCGGCAACATCGATCCGAAGCGCGACCTCGTGATCGTGGACGGCCCGATGGACGACCTCGACCACGCGGCGATGCGCCACCGCTTCGGCGGCAAGCTCGGGGTGGACGCCACCGAGAAGACCGAGGCCGACGGTATCGGGCAGCCGTGGCCCGAGGAGATCGTGATGAGCGAGGACATCCGCGCTCTCGTCACGCGGCGCTGGGCCGAGTACGGACTCTAG
- a CDS encoding HU family DNA-binding protein has protein sequence MIKADLVSAMAKASGGSKVSAERALNALIDGVFDSLKRGRRVTIGGFGTFLLSRRAERNGRNPRTGKAIRIPACRVPRFKPSRSLRDSLQ, from the coding sequence ATGATCAAGGCGGATCTGGTCTCTGCGATGGCGAAGGCGTCCGGCGGCTCCAAGGTCTCCGCCGAGCGGGCGCTGAACGCCCTGATCGACGGCGTGTTCGATTCGCTCAAGCGCGGCCGTCGGGTCACCATCGGCGGCTTCGGCACGTTTCTCCTGAGCCGGCGCGCCGAGCGGAACGGGCGCAATCCGCGCACCGGCAAGGCCATCCGGATCCCGGCCTGTCGCGTCCCGCGCTTCAAGCCGAGCCGCTCGCTCCGGGATTCGCTCCAGTAG
- a CDS encoding response regulator: protein MLLDIMMPELNGHQVLEQLKAAERLRHIPVIMISVVGAAEELIDTEEVGALPLKGLLEPVPTFNVARLKGNA, encoded by the coding sequence GTGCTCCTCGACATCATGATGCCGGAGTTGAACGGCCACCAGGTGCTCGAGCAGCTCAAGGCGGCCGAGCGACTCCGGCACATCCCGGTGATCATGATCTCGGTCGTGGGCGCCGCAGAGGAGTTGATCGACACCGAGGAGGTGGGGGCCCTCCCGCTGAAGGGACTACTCGAGCCCGTGCCGACGTTCAACGTCGCGCGGCTGAAGGGGAACGCCTGA
- a CDS encoding patatin-like phospholipase family protein, translating into MLTMLYWGGAIVVAIVLGAFGLKRAMRPPRRLDSVPWPLTARAVIPGIPGARYLVGVDIEPFVHDVVAARQREEAALARAGHTGPPPPADLLVISGGGDNGAFGAGVLCGWTDSGNRPTFKSVTGISTGALIAPLAFVGSEYDGLLRKIYTSVTPADILEKRHIMAAVTNDGMADNRPLWDLISRSIDQALLSRIAEEHGKGRILLVGTTNLDVRQPVIWNMGKIAASGSPRALDLCRAILLASSALPGVFPPTMIRVEADGAPYEEMHVDGGASAQAFLYPPSMTHVARTMGGEIKREGRVYVVRNSTFGATWSRIERRTISIAGRAITSLIHTQGLGDLYRIYVTAQHDALDFNLAYIDRDFKFEGKKEEFDTVYMQALFDYGYRLSHQGYPWKKTPPGLETPLGL; encoded by the coding sequence ATGCTGACGATGCTCTACTGGGGCGGCGCGATCGTCGTGGCCATCGTCCTGGGCGCGTTCGGGTTGAAGCGCGCCATGCGGCCGCCTCGTCGGCTCGACTCGGTGCCCTGGCCGCTCACCGCCCGCGCCGTGATTCCCGGGATCCCGGGCGCCCGCTACCTGGTCGGCGTGGACATCGAGCCGTTCGTCCACGACGTGGTGGCCGCGCGGCAACGCGAAGAAGCCGCTCTGGCCCGTGCCGGCCACACCGGGCCGCCTCCGCCGGCCGATCTGCTCGTCATCTCGGGGGGCGGCGACAATGGCGCCTTCGGCGCGGGAGTGCTCTGCGGCTGGACCGATTCGGGAAACCGGCCGACGTTCAAGAGCGTCACCGGCATCAGCACGGGGGCGCTGATCGCCCCGCTCGCCTTCGTGGGCAGTGAGTACGACGGGTTGCTGAGGAAGATCTACACGTCGGTGACTCCGGCCGACATCCTGGAAAAGCGCCACATCATGGCCGCGGTCACCAACGATGGCATGGCGGACAACCGTCCGCTCTGGGACCTGATCTCCAGATCGATCGACCAGGCGCTGCTGTCCCGGATCGCGGAGGAGCACGGCAAGGGGCGCATCCTCCTGGTCGGCACCACCAACCTCGATGTGCGCCAGCCGGTCATCTGGAACATGGGCAAGATCGCGGCCAGCGGCAGTCCCCGGGCGCTCGATCTCTGCCGGGCCATCCTGCTGGCCTCGTCGGCCCTCCCCGGGGTGTTCCCCCCGACGATGATCCGCGTCGAGGCGGACGGCGCGCCCTACGAGGAGATGCACGTCGACGGGGGCGCCTCGGCCCAGGCCTTCCTCTACCCGCCGAGCATGACCCACGTGGCACGGACCATGGGAGGCGAGATCAAGCGCGAGGGCCGTGTCTACGTCGTCCGGAACTCCACCTTCGGCGCCACGTGGTCGCGCATCGAGCGACGGACGATCAGCATCGCCGGCCGCGCCATCACGTCGCTCATCCACACGCAGGGTCTCGGCGATCTCTATCGCATCTACGTGACGGCCCAGCACGATGCGCTCGATTTCAACCTCGCCTACATCGATCGCGACTTCAAGTTCGAGGGAAAGAAGGAGGAGTTCGACACCGTCTACATGCAGGCCCTCTTCGACTACGGCTACCGCCTGAGCCACCAGGGCTATCCGTGGAAGAAGACCCCGCCCGGTCTCGAGACCCCGCTGGGACTCTGA
- a CDS encoding NADP-dependent oxidoreductase has translation MKAIRLHRAGGPEQLVYEDAPRPELVAGDALIRVHAAGITPAELTWAETYRHCDGSERLPAIPGHEVCGVVEGLAAGVTDVSIGDEVYALTSFCRDGAAAEYVVAPAADLAPKPKTLSRVEAAAVPLSALTVWQAFFEHAGLAPGHRVLIHGAAGGVGAFAVQIARYHGAYTVGTASAENRDFLLGLGANEVVDYQHVPFEQSVRDMDVVLDTIGGSTRERSWQVLKPGGILVSLPEPIPEREAAAHGKPGRRGVFFIVRPEREQLGRIATLIDSGAVRPVIAETIPLAKARYAFERGVAGHTRGKLVLAVETP, from the coding sequence ATGAAAGCCATTCGACTCCATAGAGCAGGCGGTCCGGAGCAACTGGTGTACGAGGATGCGCCCAGGCCTGAATTGGTCGCCGGAGACGCTCTCATCCGAGTTCACGCCGCGGGCATCACGCCTGCCGAGTTGACGTGGGCAGAAACCTACAGGCATTGCGACGGGTCCGAGCGCCTGCCCGCGATACCGGGCCACGAGGTGTGCGGCGTCGTCGAGGGCTTGGCCGCCGGCGTCACCGACGTGTCGATCGGCGACGAGGTGTATGCGCTCACCTCTTTCTGCCGAGATGGCGCCGCCGCGGAGTACGTCGTGGCCCCCGCGGCCGACCTGGCGCCGAAGCCGAAGACACTCAGCCGTGTGGAGGCGGCCGCCGTGCCGCTTTCGGCCCTCACGGTCTGGCAGGCCTTCTTCGAGCACGCGGGGCTTGCGCCGGGCCACCGGGTGCTGATCCACGGCGCCGCCGGAGGGGTGGGCGCCTTTGCGGTTCAGATTGCCCGCTACCACGGTGCGTACACGGTCGGCACCGCCTCCGCTGAAAACCGCGACTTTCTGCTCGGCCTTGGGGCGAATGAGGTCGTTGACTACCAGCACGTTCCATTCGAGCAGTCCGTGCGTGATATGGATGTCGTCCTGGACACCATCGGGGGCAGCACGCGCGAACGCTCCTGGCAGGTGCTGAAGCCGGGAGGAATCCTGGTCAGCTTGCCGGAGCCGATCCCCGAGCGCGAAGCAGCGGCCCACGGCAAGCCCGGCAGGCGCGGCGTGTTCTTCATCGTGCGACCCGAGCGCGAACAGCTGGGCCGGATCGCGACGTTGATCGATTCTGGCGCGGTCCGTCCGGTCATCGCGGAGACCATTCCGCTGGCGAAGGCCCGATACGCATTTGAACGCGGAGTGGCCGGCCACACCCGCGGGAAGCTGGTGTTGGCGGTCGAAACGCCGTGA
- a CDS encoding ATP-grasp fold amidoligase family protein translates to MKRAVLNRLFRALIRRARGVLADATPDRIVLSRRYRRIFGRPLNLRHPETFNEKLYWLSLYYRTPLVTAVTDKYAVRDYVAARVGPHILNELYGHWTSARDIDFDALPDSFVLKVNWGWRYNIFCRRKADLDIDQTRWQLNQWMCRSHYWNMREWCYKHITPRIICEKLLVDPVEVNPVEYGFHCFGGEPRFVRVHKNRATNLTVDIFTADWQRPPFVVNRPSSGKVVDPPPNYAAMVDCARRLARGWPFVRVDLYGIAGRTVFGEMTLSPGAGSNRFIPESYEYYWGRELPLPRRPRRRDVTVVMGGA, encoded by the coding sequence ATGAAGCGCGCCGTGCTGAATCGACTGTTCCGCGCGTTGATCCGGCGCGCTCGCGGCGTGCTCGCAGATGCGACCCCGGACCGGATCGTTCTTTCCCGCCGGTACCGGCGCATCTTCGGGCGGCCGCTGAACCTGCGCCATCCCGAGACCTTCAACGAGAAGCTCTACTGGCTGAGCCTGTACTACCGCACGCCCCTCGTCACGGCCGTAACCGACAAGTACGCGGTCCGGGACTACGTCGCCGCGCGGGTCGGGCCGCACATCCTCAACGAGCTCTATGGTCACTGGACCAGCGCCCGGGACATCGACTTCGATGCCCTGCCGGACAGCTTCGTCCTGAAGGTCAACTGGGGGTGGCGGTACAACATCTTCTGCCGCCGCAAGGCCGATCTCGACATCGACCAGACGCGTTGGCAGCTCAACCAGTGGATGTGCCGCAGCCACTACTGGAACATGCGCGAGTGGTGCTACAAGCACATCACGCCGCGAATCATCTGCGAGAAGCTGCTCGTGGACCCGGTCGAGGTCAATCCGGTCGAGTATGGCTTCCACTGCTTCGGCGGTGAGCCGCGCTTCGTGCGGGTGCACAAGAACCGCGCCACCAATCTGACCGTCGACATCTTCACGGCCGACTGGCAGCGGCCGCCGTTCGTGGTCAACCGGCCGAGCTCGGGCAAGGTGGTCGACCCGCCGCCCAACTATGCCGCGATGGTGGACTGCGCGCGGCGCTTGGCGCGCGGCTGGCCATTCGTTCGGGTCGACCTGTACGGCATCGCCGGGCGCACCGTGTTCGGCGAGATGACGCTCTCGCCCGGTGCCGGCTCGAACCGCTTCATCCCCGAATCCTACGAATACTACTGGGGCCGGGAGCTGCCGCTGCCCCGCCGGCCGCGCCGCCGCGACGTGACGGTGGTGATGGGTGGCGCCTAG
- a CDS encoding methyltransferase domain-containing protein — MDPSTERQGLQWQIGVWDRLSQLYVEEIDPRFAAVVQHVLRRGEVKAGDRVLDLGTGTGSVAIGAAALAGPAGRVTAVDISPDMLAMARRRVVESGHGHVDLREGRAEQLPAADSSVDVLLASLSLMYVIDRGAAAREMRRVLRPGGRLVAAVWAAADQCDIVLFQQTAGRFAPTPPVPGVGPGSLADPAVLLAQLAEAGIVASVETEELGFDFPSFDLAWEVLAGVTTAQLAPDKQQEAKAAVQAAMWPGGRGSRHFRNVTQFIVGRAR; from the coding sequence ATGGACCCCAGCACGGAGCGACAGGGCCTGCAATGGCAGATCGGCGTGTGGGATCGCCTCTCGCAGCTCTACGTCGAGGAGATCGATCCGCGCTTCGCGGCCGTCGTGCAGCACGTGCTCCGGCGCGGTGAGGTGAAGGCGGGTGATCGTGTCCTCGACCTCGGCACGGGGACCGGCTCGGTGGCGATCGGGGCGGCCGCGCTGGCCGGCCCGGCCGGGCGCGTCACCGCGGTCGACATCAGCCCGGACATGCTGGCCATGGCCCGACGCCGGGTGGTCGAATCCGGCCACGGACACGTCGACCTGCGCGAGGGCCGGGCCGAGCAGCTGCCCGCGGCGGACTCCTCGGTCGACGTGCTGCTGGCCTCCCTGAGCCTCATGTACGTCATCGATCGGGGCGCGGCTGCTCGCGAGATGCGCCGGGTGCTGCGGCCGGGCGGCCGGCTCGTGGCCGCCGTCTGGGCGGCCGCCGACCAGTGCGACATCGTGCTGTTCCAGCAGACGGCGGGGCGGTTCGCCCCGACGCCGCCGGTGCCCGGCGTCGGGCCCGGGTCGCTGGCCGATCCCGCCGTCCTCCTGGCCCAGCTCGCCGAGGCGGGCATCGTCGCCTCTGTCGAGACGGAGGAGCTGGGCTTCGACTTCCCGAGCTTCGACCTGGCCTGGGAGGTTCTCGCCGGGGTGACGACGGCTCAGCTCGCTCCCGACAAGCAGCAGGAAGCGAAGGCGGCGGTGCAGGCCGCCATGTGGCCGGGTGGTCGCGGCTCCCGTCACTTTCGCAACGTGACGCAGTTCATCGTCGGCCGCGCGCGGTGA
- a CDS encoding carbohydrate ABC transporter permease, translating to MAGRGVHAGVIGLFTLFTAFPFYWMLITTFKSTGDLLRRGNNPFIYNEAPTLENVRVLFEDTLYGRWLWNTALVGVVVVIITLVLALPAGYALARLTGRWGEQIGIGIFLTYLVPPTLLFIPMSRLIASVGLQDSLWSLVLVYPSFTVPFCTWLLMGFFKAIPTDVEEAALIDGLSRLGAFVRVVIPISVAGILTVIIFSFTLVTQEFVYALTFISTASQYTVSVGVPTFLVRGDVYFWGSLMAGCFIASVPIAIVYNFFVDRFIAGFTVGAIK from the coding sequence ATGGCGGGACGCGGTGTCCATGCGGGAGTGATCGGGCTCTTCACCCTGTTCACCGCGTTTCCCTTCTACTGGATGTTGATCACCACCTTCAAGAGCACCGGCGACCTGCTCAGGCGCGGCAACAACCCGTTCATCTACAACGAGGCCCCCACCCTGGAGAACGTGCGCGTGCTCTTCGAGGACACGCTCTACGGCCGGTGGCTGTGGAACACCGCCCTGGTCGGGGTGGTGGTGGTGATCATCACCCTGGTGCTCGCGCTGCCCGCCGGCTACGCGCTCGCCCGGCTCACCGGCCGATGGGGCGAGCAGATCGGGATCGGGATCTTCCTCACCTACCTGGTGCCGCCGACCCTGCTCTTCATTCCCATGTCCCGGCTCATCGCCTCGGTCGGGTTGCAGGACTCGCTGTGGTCGCTGGTGCTGGTCTACCCCTCCTTCACGGTGCCGTTCTGTACCTGGCTGCTCATGGGCTTCTTCAAGGCCATTCCCACCGACGTGGAGGAGGCGGCGCTGATCGACGGCCTGAGCCGGCTGGGCGCCTTCGTGCGCGTGGTGATCCCGATCTCGGTGGCCGGCATCCTGACCGTGATCATCTTCAGCTTCACCCTGGTCACGCAGGAGTTCGTCTACGCGCTGACCTTCATCTCCACCGCGTCGCAGTACACGGTGAGCGTCGGGGTGCCCACTTTCCTGGTCCGCGGCGACGTCTACTTCTGGGGCTCCCTGATGGCGGGGTGCTTCATCGCCAGCGTGCCGATCGCGATCGTCTACAACTTCTTCGTCGACCGCTTCATCGCCGGCTTCACGGTGGGCGCAATCAAGTAG
- a CDS encoding sugar ABC transporter permease — protein sequence MMIAPAVLYILLVVGVPFFLALYYSLTDITAGSRTLDFVGLKNFRAILDSPQFLTALRNTFVFAIGSQVLVIVLATILALALMKDFPGKWFVRLLILLPWVAPMSLGSIGWLWILDSIYSVINWTLQAAGLISADNWPMYLGKPYLAMMSVIGVHVWRLLPLATVILMAGLTSIPQEIHDAAQVDGASPWRHLVQITLPLVRPIMLVASLFGLVFAFTDMIVIFVLTRGGPYDTTQVLSTLAFFTGIQGGDLAEGAAIAVFLFPMLLVVAFVFLRVARRTEVV from the coding sequence ATGATGATCGCCCCCGCCGTCCTCTACATCCTGCTGGTGGTCGGAGTGCCCTTCTTCCTCGCGCTCTACTACAGCCTGACCGACATCACCGCCGGCAGCCGCACCCTCGACTTCGTCGGGCTCAAGAACTTCCGCGCCATCCTCGACAGCCCCCAGTTCCTGACCGCCCTTCGCAACACCTTCGTCTTCGCCATCGGCTCCCAGGTCCTGGTCATCGTGCTGGCCACGATCCTGGCGCTGGCCCTGATGAAGGACTTCCCCGGCAAGTGGTTCGTCCGCCTGCTGATCCTGCTCCCGTGGGTGGCTCCGATGTCCCTCGGCAGCATCGGCTGGCTGTGGATCCTCGACTCCATCTACAGCGTGATCAACTGGACGCTCCAGGCCGCGGGCCTGATCTCGGCCGACAACTGGCCGATGTACCTCGGCAAGCCGTACCTGGCCATGATGTCCGTCATCGGCGTCCACGTGTGGCGGCTGCTGCCGCTGGCCACCGTGATCCTCATGGCGGGCCTCACCTCCATTCCCCAGGAGATCCACGACGCGGCCCAGGTGGACGGGGCCAGCCCCTGGCGCCACCTGGTCCAGATCACCTTGCCCCTGGTGCGGCCGATCATGCTGGTGGCCAGCCTGTTCGGGCTGGTGTTCGCCTTCACCGACATGATCGTGATCTTCGTGCTCACCCGCGGCGGGCCATACGACACCACCCAGGTCCTCTCGACCCTGGCCTTCTTCACCGGTATCCAGGGCGGAGACCTGGCGGAAGGCGCGGCCATCGCGGTCTTCCTGTTTCCGATGCTGCTGGTCGTGGCCTTCGTCTTCCTGCGCGTCGCCCGGCGCACCGAGGTCGTCTGA
- a CDS encoding ester cyclase, producing MEPPRCRADSDYRPYALRKGHEGVRAMVEGAWTALPGYHEEVHELIGERDRVAVHLTISGTQNGQWGPLPPTGKKATFDEMVILQIRDGKVVRQRGVVDNLSALGQLGAVPSPRS from the coding sequence TTGGAACCACCGAGGTGTCGAGCGGATTCCGACTATCGGCCGTACGCCCTTCGCAAGGGGCACGAGGGTGTCCGCGCCATGGTCGAAGGCGCCTGGACTGCGCTTCCCGGCTACCACGAGGAAGTGCACGAGCTCATCGGCGAGCGCGATCGTGTCGCGGTTCACTTGACCATTTCCGGGACCCAGAATGGCCAATGGGGACCACTGCCGCCCACCGGGAAGAAGGCCACGTTCGACGAGATGGTGATCCTTCAGATTCGAGATGGTAAGGTCGTCAGGCAGCGTGGGGTGGTGGACAATCTGTCGGCGCTGGGGCAGCTTGGCGCGGTACCATCGCCGCGGTCCTGA